AATGGACGCGAACAATCTTCACGCGAGACGGTAAGCGGAAGGTTCTCGGTGCGGACGCTCTGGAAGCAACCGACAAGATCGTTCTTCGCGGCCGGGCGTTCTTCCTGGAGCGCCCGCTCACATTCAAAATGCTGGAAACGGAGCGCACTACGCAACCACAAGCCGCGACCGCCACCGTTGCCAGCCCGTACACGAGCTTCCGGGTCGTGCTCCCGCTACCGTGAGCCCTTTTGCCGCCAGCGGTTCAGACTCACGTTCGCGATGAGTAGCGCACCAATGAGCACGTACTGCATCTCGACCGGCACGTTGAAGAGACTCACGCCGTTCTTGATGAGGATCAGGATCAGCACTCCGAGCATCGCCCCCACTACCGTCCCGCGCCCGCCCGATAAACTCGCGCCGCCGATCACCACGGCCGTAATCACGTCCAGTTCGAGTTGCTCGCCGAGTGTCGGGTTCCCGCTGTTGCTGTGCGCGAACAGGATCACGCCGGCCCAACCTGTCAGTAGGCCCGCGAGCGTGTAGACGAGCAGTTTCGTCCGCGTCACGTTCACACCGCACAACCGGGCGGTCGCTTCGTTCGACCCGACCGCGTACAGGTGCCGCCCAAAAACCGTGAGTTTGAGTAACACGGCCGTCAGAATCGCCAGCAACACGAGCGACCACAATCCGGGGTTTGTGAGCGACACGCGGCCCACCGTATCCACCCACTCCGGCGTCCCGCCGAGCGGGAACGGGAGCGTCGTGCGGGCCGCGAGCCACACTGCAACGCCACGCGCGATCCCGAACATCCCGAGCGTCGCGACGAACGGCGGGAGTTGTAGCTTCGTGACGAGCACGCCGTTAATCAGGCCACACAATCCCCCCGCCATTACTCCAACCACGATCGCGACGAAGCTGTTTGTCGGCGAGGGACCGGAAGAGGTGTACATCGCGGTGTAGACCCGCATCGTAACCACGGTGACGAGCGCGACCGTCGCCCCGACAGACAGGTCAATCCCCCCACCGATAAGCACGAGCAGCATTCCTAGAGCCACAACTGCAGGGACGGTTCCTTCGTGGAGCAACACACGCAGATTGCCAAGGCTGAGAAACGTCCCGAGTTCGCCCTTGATCCCGATCAACACGGTGAACAGCGCCAGCACCGCGACGAAGCCGATCCACGGGCCGGCGGGGAGGCTAAACGATTTCGCACCAGATCCAGGCGGAGAGGTAGACATTGCGAGCCACTTTGGGTTTCTTGACGGGTCCAATTTCGTGATTATGCCCCGGTCGCGGTGGCGATCACCTGTTCCGGGGTCCATTCGCTGATCGGTCGTACCGGCGAGAGCTTGCCGCGGCACATCACCGCAAGCGTGTCACACACGCCGAACAGTTCGGGGAGGTAACTGCTTACCACCAGCACCGCTTTACCGCTCGCGGCCGCGGCACCGATTTGCCGGTAGATGTCGGCTTTGCTCCCCACGTCCACGCCCTTCGTCGGCTCATCGAGCAGGAGTACGTCCGCGTGCTGGTGGAAGAGGCGGGCGATCGCAACTTTTTGCTGGTTCCCGCCGCTGAGATCGCCGACGGCCTGGTCCGCGTCACGGAACTTCACCCCGAACCGCGTGAGAACCTCGCCAACGGCCCCGCGCAACCAGGACCGCGACAGGAACCCGAACGTGGAACCGGTATCGAGTTGGCTGAGAACAACGTTGTCGCTGATGGACAGATCGAGCGCCAGCCCTTCCGTCTTGCGGTCCTCGCTCACCAGCCCCACGCCCTGCCCGATGCGTTCCGCAGGGGTCGCGCGTTCGTTACTGTGTGCCCCCACCTTCACCCGACCGGCCCGAACGGGGTCGAGTCCGTACACCGCGCGGAGCAGTTCCGTGCGCCCGGAACCGATGATCCCCGCGATACCGAGGATCTCCCCACGGCGCAACGTGAGATTCGCGCCGGTCGGCAGTTCCTCGCCGTTCAAGTCAGCGAGTTCGAGCACCGGCGCGCCGATCTCGTGCGGGGTCCGCGGGTACTGCTCCGTGACCGTCCGCCCGACCATCATCTCAACGACCTTCTCGCGCGTCACGTCCCCCCAGCGCCCGCTGCCGACCGCCTGCCCGTCGCGCAGTACCGTGAACCGATCCGCGATGGCGTCGAGTTCTTCGAGAAAGTGGCTGATGTAAACGACCGTAACGCCCCGAGACTTCAACGATCTCACCAGCTCGAAGAGGCGTTTCGCGTCCTCTTGCGTGAGCGCGCTAGTCGGCTCATCAAGAACGAGCACCTTCACGTCCGAGAGCAGCGCGCGAGCGATCTCGACCACTTGCCGCCCGGCGGGGTTGAGGGTCGCGATCGGTGCATCAGGTTTGATTTCCGGGTGCCCGAGCTGCGCGAGCGCCGACTCAACCCGTGCGCGGTTGGCGCTTGCAGTGAGGAGCCCGAATCCGTTGTGTTCCTGCCCGAGCGTGACGTTCGCTTCAACAGTAAGGTCCGGGCAGATCGCGAGTTCCTGATAGATCATCGCGACGCCGCGCTCGCGTGCCGATTGCGGCCCGGTGGGGCGGTAAACGGCCCCGTCGAGTTCCATTGCCCCGGTATCGGGCTGTTCCGCGCCCGAAAGGATCTTCATGAGCGTGGACTTACCGGCCCCGTTCTCACCGACGATCGCGTGAACTTCTCCGGGCCGCAGTTCGAGATCGACGCCGCGCAGTGCGGCCGTCGGCCCGTAGCTCTTGCGAATATCACTCATGCGGAGACGGGATGTCATAGCAACCCCTCCCCAACCCCTCCCCTAAGCAGAGAGGGGCTTAATACCGGCGTTGATGACGGGGTGAAGCCTTCTGGTTCTGGATCTGCTCCCCCTTCCTTCTTAGGGAAGGGGGCTGGGGGGTTAGGTTCTGCCCCCCGCTCTGCGCACGCCGCGGTGATAGACAAAACAACGCTCTCCGTATCGGTGACGACCGCGTTATTACGAAATCGCATAACGTGAATGCCGCGCAACGCAAATGCCGTCGTTCGCCGCTCGTCGTAGTCGGCTTGATAGTCGTGAACCGGGCCATCTACTTCAACAACGAGCGCCGCGACGTGACAGTAAAAATCGGCAATGTAACCTTCGATGACCTGTTGGCGACGGAAGTGATACCCGAGCCGGTTTCCGCGCAGACGTTCCCACAGGATACGCTCGGCTGGTGTCATCTGGCGGCGCAGTTCCTTCGCCAATTGCGTTTTCGTTTCTCCGACACGCTGCCCGCGAACGACGTACCTTGCGCGTTTTTCTCCCCTAACCATTCCTGAGAGCGACACCGGAAGTTCGGGAGATGGGGTGATATTTGGTTCTGCTTCCCCATCCTTCATCACCAGTCCAGGAGAAGCTCCGCTGACAGGATCGGCGCACGAAAAAGCGAAGGGGGTTTGGGGGTTAGATTCTTTCATCGCTTCGGCCCCTTCCGCAGTTCTTCGGTGGTGCGCTTGGCCTGCGTTTCGGGGTCGTACAGCCCGAGCGTGAACACCGAATTGAGGTTCTCCTTCGTGACGAGGTACTCACCGGTGCTCTCGCTCATGTCCTTCCGCCCGTTGCTCACATCACGCCCACGCAGGTACCGCACGCAGTACCAAGTTGACAGGTATCCCATGCGGTACGGGTCTTGCAAAATGCTGCCGATCACGTCACCTTCCTGGATGGATTGCAGCAGCGGCTTGCTCGCGTCGAACCCCATCAGGAGCACTTTCTTGTTCAGCCCCTGCGAGCGCAACACGTCGGCCGTGCCGGACGCGGACGATTCGTTCGGTGCGAAGATCCCGTCCACCTGGTTGCCGAACTGAAGGATGAGTGGCCCCGCTTCGCGCATCGCGGAATCACGTGTCGCCCCAGCGTACTTGTCCGTCGAGAGCCAGACCGCGTCCGGGCAGATTTTCTTCACCGTCTCTTCAAAGCCCCGCTCGCGGTCCTCCGTGGCTTGCGAACCGACCGCGTAGCGGAACAGGATCAGTTTTGGCTTGCCTTTCCCCTGCTTTTTGAGTTCCCCGATGAGGTGACGGGCGGCGAGGCACCCGCCGTTGTAGTTGTCGGTCGCGACGTACTTGACGAAGTGATCGGGATCATCGAGTCCGGAGTCGATGATGACAACGGGCACGCCCGCGTCAGCCGCGCGTTTCACGCAGGCGGTCATAGTGCGGCTGTGCTGCGGGGCGAGCACGATACCGCTCGCGCCGGTCGCCACGCGCCGGTCGACGATCCGGATCTGTTCGATCGCGTCGCGCTCGCGCAGCGGGCCGTCGAAAATGATTCGCACCGTGGTGCCGTCTTCGGCCCTCAGATCGTCCGCGCAGCGCTCGGCCCCGCGGCGCACCGACTGCCAGTGCTCGTGCGTCAGCCCCTTCGGGATGACGACGACGGTGAACTGTTCCTCGGGTTTCTGGCACCCGAACAGGACCGGCAGCGCGGCGGCGAGCAGGTAATAAAGCAGACGCGGCATGGGTGCCCCGTGGGAGAGTGTTCGCAGAAGGTACCCGCGGAGCGCGCGGGGGTCAAGTTTCCGGGGCGCATCTGTCGATACAACGTGCTTGAGGGATCTCCCGCGAGCGCCGGACCCATGCCGCCCGACCAGCCACCGCCGATCAACCTGATCCGCGTCTTCGACTTTTACGTGACGCTGATGTTCGTCATCAGCCTCGTGCGGCGCTGGGACGTGTACCTCAACGCGGTGCGCATCCTGATCGGGGTCCGCGGGCGCTGGCCGAAACTCATCTCACGGCTCAGCGAGCACAGCAGCCTCATCCTGAACTGGGCGTTCTTCCGCCCCGCGATCCTCGCCCTGGCCCTTACGGTCGTTCAACTGATCGTGTCGCGGGCCATTTTCCCGCTCGCGGTGCTTACTGGCCCCCAACTCCAGCACGAGTGGTGGTGGGTGCCGATCATCTTCGTGCCGCTCGTGCCGATGCTCGCGGTGGACGTCTACTTTGTGGTCCGCGTGGGTAAGTTCGACCACAACGAGACGGTAAAGTACTTCGATCAGGCGGAAACGTGGCTCGGCTGGAAGGGACCGGCCGTGCGCGCGCTCACGCTGGGTCTGGTGAACCCGCACAAGATGGTCGACGACGAGGTGCGCAAGAGCCTGCAGGACTACCGCAGCACACTGAATGCGTCGCTGTGGTGGGTGTCCGTGCAAATCGGGCTGCGCCTGATCTTCGGCCTCACGCTTTGGACCGTCTGGGCGATTCACACTTTATAAATGGCCCACCGCCCCCCGCGAGGACTCATCATGGCCGGCGATCTCCGTTCCGCACTCACTGACGCCGTTGGCGACGAACTGGACGCGGCACTGTCGCGCATCGTTCACTGCGTGAACCAACTGACCGACGCCCAAGTGTGGTGGCGCCCGCCGGAGGGCACGAACGCCATCGGAAACCTTGTGTTGCACCTCACAGGGAACATTCAGCAGATCATCGCGAACAACCTGACCAACGCACCCGACACGCGGGACCGCCCGGCCGAGTTCGCCGCACGCGACGTCGTACCGAAAGCCGATCTACTTGGTCGTTTGACGGCCGCGGTCGCTGCGGCCAAAGCTGCGGTCGCGGGCGCCACGGTCGAGCTGCTCACGGCCGTGCGCCGGGTGAACTCTTTCGATTGGACCGGCATCCAGGCGGTCGTGCGGAGCGTGGCGCACTTCCGCGGGCACACGCAAGAGATCATCCACATCACCCGCAGTGTCCTCGGCGCCGACTACCAGTTCGCCGGGCCGCGCTGATCACGATTGGGGTCGATTCATGACGGACGCGGACGCCCAGCCGAAGCCCCCTTCGGCCGACGAAGTGAACCGCCTCTGGCAGCACGGGATGCACGAGGAACGGCTGTTTCACGACCGGTTGAACTACTTCTCGTTCCTCGAAACGGGCCTCCTGACGATCTGCGGCATCATGTACAACAAGGAACCCGCGATCGGGTTCTTCCTCCCGATTACGGTCGTCGGGTTGCTGTTCACGCTGCTGTGGATCGTCATCCAAAAGCGCCACTGGACGTACTGCGAACACATCAACTCGCGCATCAGAGTGCTCGTGCCCGAGTACAAGGCCACGCTCGACGGCTACGTCCGACCGGGGCGCCGCGACGGGTTTTCTCTCTCGAAACCGCTCGCGCTGGCGGTGCCGTTCCTGTTCGCCTGCACCTGGGTCGCGTTCCTCGTGTGGATCTTGGTAAGAAACCACGTACCAACCGTCGCGGAAGGCGTCACGGTCGAGCGCATCGGGCTCGTGGTGCTGGCGGCAGCACTGGTGTGGGTAATGTTCAAGCTCCGGCGCCTGGAACAGCGCCTCAAGTAAGCTACACCCATCCGTCCGGAAACGTCGTGTTCGCGAAAACGGCGCGGGCATCGGCGAGCATCTCCCGGCGCGCGATCGCGTCGTACCGACCCGAGAAGTGAAACAGGATCAACCGACCAATGCCGGCCCGCGACGCCATAAGTGTGACTTCCTCTGTGGTGGAGTGCATCACAGGTTCGGCGAGGTCTGAATCGGCGGCTCGGTACTGACTCTCGCACACCACTGTGTTCACCCCGCGTAACCACGACACGAGCGCGTCCGCGGTCGTGGGGGTCATGCGGAAGTCGGTCAGGTACGCGATCGAATCGCCCGGAGTGGTAACGAGCAGTTCGGTCTGCAGCGCGACAAGCGAATGAGAAACGCCGTCAATTTCGACGGTTTCACCCGGCGCAGCACTCGGACCGCGAAGGCGTTTCACCCACGGCCCGGGTTTCAACCCCTTCGCGGCCAACTTCTCTGTATCCACGTTCACGCGATCCATTTCGCGCACCAAGTACCCCACCGAAGGGGTGCCGTGATCGAGTAACATGGCCTCGACCGTGAAACCTTCGCCCTCAATCACGGTCCGCCCCTGGCGCGGGCGTTCGGGCACCGTGTGAGCAGTCCGGAAGCCTTCTTTGGCGAGAAATCGGCCCTCGCGCACCGTGTTCGGCCCGATCTCGGAAACGAACCACTCACCCTCCTGCTTCTCGTCCACCAGGTTCCACATGAACCCGCGGAACCGGTGCTGAATCACCTCGACGCTGCCGTGCGGCACCCAGATGCGGTTCTCTTTTGTGGTGCGGTCGAAGTTCAGCCGGAAGAATAGATCGAAGCCCGCGATGTGATCCATGTGCAAGTGCGAGAAGCACAGGTGGTCGACTTCGCGCAAGTCGGACGGGCCGAGTTGATGCGGGCACCCATCGCCGCAATCGAACAAAAGCCGCGTTTG
This region of Gemmata massiliana genomic DNA includes:
- a CDS encoding ABC transporter permease — translated: MSTSPPGSGAKSFSLPAGPWIGFVAVLALFTVLIGIKGELGTFLSLGNLRVLLHEGTVPAVVALGMLLVLIGGGIDLSVGATVALVTVVTMRVYTAMYTSSGPSPTNSFVAIVVGVMAGGLCGLINGVLVTKLQLPPFVATLGMFGIARGVAVWLAARTTLPFPLGGTPEWVDTVGRVSLTNPGLWSLVLLAILTAVLLKLTVFGRHLYAVGSNEATARLCGVNVTRTKLLVYTLAGLLTGWAGVILFAHSNSGNPTLGEQLELDVITAVVIGGASLSGGRGTVVGAMLGVLILILIKNGVSLFNVPVEMQYVLIGALLIANVSLNRWRQKGSR
- a CDS encoding sugar ABC transporter ATP-binding protein: MTSRLRMSDIRKSYGPTAALRGVDLELRPGEVHAIVGENGAGKSTLMKILSGAEQPDTGAMELDGAVYRPTGPQSARERGVAMIYQELAICPDLTVEANVTLGQEHNGFGLLTASANRARVESALAQLGHPEIKPDAPIATLNPAGRQVVEIARALLSDVKVLVLDEPTSALTQEDAKRLFELVRSLKSRGVTVVYISHFLEELDAIADRFTVLRDGQAVGSGRWGDVTREKVVEMMVGRTVTEQYPRTPHEIGAPVLELADLNGEELPTGANLTLRRGEILGIAGIIGSGRTELLRAVYGLDPVRAGRVKVGAHSNERATPAERIGQGVGLVSEDRKTEGLALDLSISDNVVLSQLDTGSTFGFLSRSWLRGAVGEVLTRFGVKFRDADQAVGDLSGGNQQKVAIARLFHQHADVLLLDEPTKGVDVGSKADIYRQIGAAAASGKAVLVVSSYLPELFGVCDTLAVMCRGKLSPVRPISEWTPEQVIATATGA
- a CDS encoding endonuclease domain-containing protein, whose product is MKESNPQTPFAFSCADPVSGASPGLVMKDGEAEPNITPSPELPVSLSGMVRGEKRARYVVRGQRVGETKTQLAKELRRQMTPAERILWERLRGNRLGYHFRRQQVIEGYIADFYCHVAALVVEVDGPVHDYQADYDERRTTAFALRGIHVMRFRNNAVVTDTESVVLSITAACAERGAEPNPPAPFPKKEGGADPEPEGFTPSSTPVLSPSLLRGGVGEGLL
- a CDS encoding ABC transporter substrate-binding protein is translated as MPRLLYYLLAAALPVLFGCQKPEEQFTVVVIPKGLTHEHWQSVRRGAERCADDLRAEDGTTVRIIFDGPLRERDAIEQIRIVDRRVATGASGIVLAPQHSRTMTACVKRAADAGVPVVIIDSGLDDPDHFVKYVATDNYNGGCLAARHLIGELKKQGKGKPKLILFRYAVGSQATEDRERGFEETVKKICPDAVWLSTDKYAGATRDSAMREAGPLILQFGNQVDGIFAPNESSASGTADVLRSQGLNKKVLLMGFDASKPLLQSIQEGDVIGSILQDPYRMGYLSTWYCVRYLRGRDVSNGRKDMSESTGEYLVTKENLNSVFTLGLYDPETQAKRTTEELRKGPKR
- a CDS encoding DUF1572 family protein; this encodes MAGDLRSALTDAVGDELDAALSRIVHCVNQLTDAQVWWRPPEGTNAIGNLVLHLTGNIQQIIANNLTNAPDTRDRPAEFAARDVVPKADLLGRLTAAVAAAKAAVAGATVELLTAVRRVNSFDWTGIQAVVRSVAHFRGHTQEIIHITRSVLGADYQFAGPR
- a CDS encoding RipA family octameric membrane protein, coding for MTDADAQPKPPSADEVNRLWQHGMHEERLFHDRLNYFSFLETGLLTICGIMYNKEPAIGFFLPITVVGLLFTLLWIVIQKRHWTYCEHINSRIRVLVPEYKATLDGYVRPGRRDGFSLSKPLALAVPFLFACTWVAFLVWILVRNHVPTVAEGVTVERIGLVVLAAALVWVMFKLRRLEQRLK
- a CDS encoding MBL fold metallo-hydrolase, which translates into the protein MPLTFQVLGQPEQDNALFVKVDTGQAQTRLLFDCGDGCPHQLGPSDLREVDHLCFSHLHMDHIAGFDLFFRLNFDRTTKENRIWVPHGSVEVIQHRFRGFMWNLVDEKQEGEWFVSEIGPNTVREGRFLAKEGFRTAHTVPERPRQGRTVIEGEGFTVEAMLLDHGTPSVGYLVREMDRVNVDTEKLAAKGLKPGPWVKRLRGPSAAPGETVEIDGVSHSLVALQTELLVTTPGDSIAYLTDFRMTPTTADALVSWLRGVNTVVCESQYRAADSDLAEPVMHSTTEEVTLMASRAGIGRLILFHFSGRYDAIARREMLADARAVFANTTFPDGWV